From the genome of Streptomyces sp. NBC_00659, one region includes:
- a CDS encoding enhanced serine sensitivity protein SseB C-terminal domain-containing protein → MSASGTAAAGQVEHMLRQVTPGRYDAYEALLRALATPSSGQVWMLLWHGQAGSPDAQYGNMQVDGLGYAPCVTSAQELSASGWNRSYEVVDGLDVARTLYPDHFGLWLNPHAPGGGLGIPWLDLRRIATGLERQPAGPLRLSEPAIEIPQFYALLTQNAHRTPAVRSLRRAWVQPTLGAPYLAIGLDVYDTSPPAVDSVRAMMQQSIGAVPDGLPVSTVAMSDEFDPVAMWLRANARPFYDREAHAAPAQAPTAGGYGYPPARGGY, encoded by the coding sequence TCGAGCACATGCTGCGCCAGGTGACTCCCGGGCGTTACGACGCCTACGAGGCGCTCCTTCGCGCGCTCGCGACCCCGTCGTCCGGCCAGGTGTGGATGCTGCTCTGGCACGGCCAGGCCGGCTCCCCGGACGCCCAGTACGGGAACATGCAGGTGGACGGCCTCGGGTACGCGCCCTGTGTCACCTCCGCGCAGGAACTCTCGGCCAGTGGCTGGAACCGCAGTTACGAGGTCGTGGACGGGCTGGACGTCGCCCGCACCCTGTACCCCGACCACTTCGGTCTCTGGCTCAATCCGCATGCCCCGGGCGGCGGCCTCGGCATCCCGTGGCTGGATCTGCGCCGGATCGCCACGGGCCTGGAGCGGCAGCCCGCGGGCCCGCTGCGGCTGTCCGAACCGGCCATCGAGATTCCGCAGTTCTACGCCCTGCTCACGCAGAACGCCCATCGCACCCCGGCCGTACGGTCGTTGCGCCGCGCCTGGGTCCAACCCACGCTCGGGGCGCCGTATCTGGCCATCGGCCTCGACGTGTACGACACCTCGCCGCCCGCCGTCGACTCGGTGCGGGCGATGATGCAGCAGTCCATCGGCGCCGTCCCGGACGGGCTGCCCGTCTCCACCGTCGCGATGTCGGACGAGTTCGACCCGGTGGCGATGTGGCTGCGTGCCAACGCACGCCCGTTCTACGACCGCGAGGCGCACGCGGCTCCGGCGCAGGCGCCGACAGCGGGCGGTTACGGCTATCCGCCGGCCCGCGGCGGTTACTGA